One part of the Arabidopsis thaliana chromosome 4, partial sequence genome encodes these proteins:
- a CDS encoding FAM63A-like protein (DUF544) (FUNCTIONS IN: molecular_function unknown; INVOLVED IN: biological_process unknown; LOCATED IN: cytosol, nucleus, plasma membrane; EXPRESSED IN: 25 plant structures; EXPRESSED DURING: 14 growth stages; CONTAINS InterPro DOMAIN/s: Protein of unknown function DUF544 (InterPro:IPR007518), Ubiquitin interacting motif (InterPro:IPR003903); BEST Arabidopsis thaliana protein match is: Protein of unknown function (DUF544) (TAIR:AT4G22960.1); Has 30201 Blast hits to 17322 proteins in 780 species: Archae - 12; Bacteria - 1396; Metazoa - 17338; Fungi - 3422; Plants - 5037; Viruses - 0; Other Eukaryotes - 2996 (source: NCBI BLink).) produces MATASSSESPSEETQTNQEAMQQQDLPKETTTEEEILYKTKSIQFLGRTTPIILQNENGPCPLLAICNVLLLRNNLNLNPDCYEVSQERLMSLVVDRLIDSNSKVNNKDEGYIENQQQNIADAIDLLPRLTTGIDVNIKFRRIDDFEFTPECAIFDLLDIPLYHGWIVDPQDVEAANAIGSKSYNALMGELVALETQNVEAQGDQNPGEDSVDFAAATTAVLGVPSPCLSKTRSFDDSPPAAAELRRMRKGDLEEETELLQALQLSQGQGNDPTPNTNGDSTNQDSAFTFSDASPTSTHITNISQLDQFKTDDDKASENDGNMIKVGKFPTTITTKSEDLNHDQLSSKQSGGETACDVENVSSSKEAIVDVTSSEALSVDKGNLESAKSESSSESVLKSDAASIDPDLSCRSQHDDAPNAFIPPVSTDEPMYEGEECVNTVPPVCADKEPVYEGESLLGKRVEKDVGDCSSEGRATDGLTAEEGELIRNFMKNSASQLTFCGLFRLQEGLKERELCVFFRNNHFCTMFKYEGELYLLATDQGYLNQPDLVWEKLNEVNGDTAFMTATFKDFTIDSSTGGASGTWDERNAVTNTADYLASINNVADAGIDVNSDLQLAIALQQQEFEDQSPRSNPTPQPTSVAASRLVTGPQVPRSSHRPSSAASSRHDGKSPKDKDSKCRIM; encoded by the exons ATGGCGACCGCTTCATCTTCAGAATCTCCGAGCGAAGAAACGCAGACGAATCAAGAAGCGATGCAGCAGCAAGATTTACCGAAGGAAACTACTACGGAGGAGGAGATTTTGTATAAGACGAAATCGATTCAGTTCCTTGGAAGAACCACACCTATCATTCTCCAGAACGAAAATGGACCTTGTCCTTTGTTAGCCATTT GTAATGTGCTTCTCTTGAGAAACAACTTGAATCTAAATCCTGACTGTTATGAGGTTTCTCAAGAGAGATTGATGTCCCTCGTGGTCGACAGACTCATTGATTCCAATAGTAAAGTCAAT AACAAAGATGAAGGATATATTGAGAATCAGCAACAGAACATTGCTGATGCAATTGATCTTCTTCCACGCCTTACTACTGGAATTGATGTCAATATTAAATTCAGGAG gattgatgattttgagttCACACCTGAATGTGCAATATTTGATTTACTTGACATTCCCTTATATCATGGATGGATAGTTGATCCTCAG GATGTTGAAGCAGCTAATGCAATTGGTAGCAAATCGTATAATGCTCTTATGGGTGAGCTAGTTGCACTGGAGACACAGAATGTAGAGGCTCAAGGCGATCAAAATCCCGGAGAAGATTCTGTTGATTTTGCTGCGGCAACTACTGCAGTTTTAGGGGTTCCTTCACCTTGTCTTTCGAAAACAAGatcttttgatgattctccACCTGCGGCTGCAGAGCTTCGTAGAATGAGAAAGGGggatcttgaagaagaaacagagttgtTGCAAGCCTTGCAGTTATCACAGGGGCAGGGGAATGATCCAACTCCAAACACTAACGGAGACTCAACCAATCAAGATTCTGCGTTCACATTTTCAGATGCGAGTCCAACTAGCACCCATATTACTAATATCAGTCAGCTAGACCAGTTCAAaactgatgatgataaagCATCAGAAAATGATGGGAATATGATCAAAGTTGGGAAATTTCCGACAACGATTACAACTAAAAGTGAGGATCTTAACCATGATCAATTATCTTCTAAGCAATCTGGAGGTGAAACGGCTTGTGATGTTGAGAACGTGAGTAGCAGCAAAGAGGCCATTGTCGATGTAACTTCTTCTGAGGCACTCTCTGTGGATAAGGGTAATCTGGAGTCAGCGAAAAGTGAAAGCAGTTCTGAGAGTGTACTCAAGTCTGATGCAGCTTCTATTGATCCAG ATTTGAGTTGCAGATCCCAGCATGATGATGCACCCAACGCTTTTATCCCACCTGTATCTACCGATGAACCTATGTACGAAGGTGAGGAATGTGTAAACACAGTGCCTCCAGTTTGTGCAGACAAAGAACCCGTTTATGAAGGTGAGTCACTTCTTGGTAAAAGGGTTGAGAAGGATGTTGGTGATTGTTCTTCTGAAGGGAGGGCTACGGATGGGCTCACAGCAGAAGAAG GTGAACTAATCAGGAACTTTATGAAGAATAGTGCAAGTCAATTAACCTTTTGTGG ACTCTTTCGCTTGCAAGAAGGCCTCAAAGAACGTGAactctgtgtttttttccGGAACAATCATTTCTGCACCATGTTCAAG TATGAAGGTGAACTTTATCTTTTGGCTACAGATCAAGGTTACCTGAATCAGCCTGATTTGGTTTGGGAAAAACTAAACGAG GTTAATGGTGACACTGCATTCATGACTGCTACCTTCAAGGACTTCACGATCGACAGCAGCACAGGTGGTGCAAGTGGCACATGGGATGAACGAAACGCAGTCACAAATACTGCT GATTATCTTGCCAGCATCAACAATGTAGCGGATGCAGGCATAGATGTCAA TTCTGATCTGCAACTAGCAATAGCTTTGCAACAACAAGAGTTTGAGGACCAGAGCCCACGTAGTAACCCAACTCCACAACCAACTAGCGTTGCTGCCTCACGATTGGTCACTGGTCCACAG GTACCAAGGAGCAGCCACAGGCCATCATCAGCTGCGTCTTCGAGACACGACGGCAAATCCCCTAAAGATAAAGATAGCAAATGTAGAATCATGTAA
- a CDS encoding uncharacterized protein (unknown protein; Has 98 Blast hits to 93 proteins in 36 species: Archae - 2; Bacteria - 26; Metazoa - 15; Fungi - 20; Plants - 2; Viruses - 0; Other Eukaryotes - 33 (source: NCBI BLink).) — MIIGGGGDSGDCSGSGDGGDFGDGSGDGGDSGATVIPAVTPTTTVVPAITSATTTVTAPTMAVTPVTMGTPTME; from the coding sequence ATGATTATAGGTGGTGGCGGTGACTCTGGCGACTGCAGCGGCTCCGGCGACGGCGGTGACTTCGGTGATGGCTCCGGCGACGGCGGCGACTCCGGCGCGACGGTGATTCCAGCGGTGACTCCAACAACGACGGTGGTTCCAGCGATAACTTCGGCGACAACGACGGTGACAGCTCCGACGATGGCAGTGACTCCAGTGACAATGGGAACCCCAACAATGGAGTAA
- the AGL14 gene encoding AGAMOUS-like 14 (AGAMOUS-like 14 (AGL14); FUNCTIONS IN: DNA binding, sequence-specific DNA binding transcription factor activity; INVOLVED IN: regulation of transcription, DNA-dependent; LOCATED IN: nucleus; EXPRESSED IN: root; CONTAINS InterPro DOMAIN/s: Transcription factor, MADS-box (InterPro:IPR002100), Transcription factor, K-box (InterPro:IPR002487); BEST Arabidopsis thaliana protein match is: AGAMOUS-like 19 (TAIR:AT4G22950.1); Has 7256 Blast hits to 7253 proteins in 915 species: Archae - 0; Bacteria - 4; Metazoa - 632; Fungi - 309; Plants - 6224; Viruses - 0; Other Eukaryotes - 87 (source: NCBI BLink).), producing the protein MVRGKTEMKRIENATSRQVTFSKRRNGLLKKAFELSVLCDAEVALIIFSPRGKLYEFSSSSSIPKTVERYQKRIQDLGSNHKRNDNSQQSKDETYGLARKIEHLEISTRKMMGEGLDASSIEELQQLENQLDRSLMKIRAKKYQLLREETEKLKEKERNLIAENKMLMEKCEMQGRGIIGRISSSSSTSELDIDDNEMEVVTDLFIGPPETRHFKKFPPSN; encoded by the exons ATGGTGAGGGGAAAGACAGAGATGAAGAGGATAGAGAACGCAACGAGCAGGCAAGTGACTttctcaaaaagaagaaatggactTTTGAAGAAAGCTTTTGAATTATCAGTCCTTTGTGATGCTGAAGTTGCCCTAATCATCTTCTCTCCTAGAGGCAAACTCTATGAGTTCTCTAGCTCCTCCAG tATACCTAAAACAGTAGAAAGATATCAAAAGCGAATACAAGATCTCGGGTCTAACCATAAGAGAAATGATAATTCACAG CAATCGAAGGACGAAACCTATGGCTTGGCGAGAAAGATCGAACATTTGGAGATTTCGACACG AAAAATGATGGGAGAAGGACTTGACGCATCTTCTATAGAAGAGTTACAACAATTGGAGAACCAGTTGGACAGAAGCTTAATGAAAATAAGAGCCAAAAAG TACCAGTTATTACGAGAAGAAACtgagaaattaaaagaaaag GAGAGGAACCTCATTGCAGAAAATAAAATGCTGATGGAGAAG TGTGAGATGCAAGGAAGAGGAATAATAGGAagaatatcatcatcatcatcaacatcagaACTGGATATAGATGACAATGAAATGGAAGTGGTGACTGATTTGTTCATTGGACCTCCTGAGACTCGACACTTCAAAAAGTTTCCTCCTTCAAACTAA
- the AGL14 gene encoding AGAMOUS-like 14: MVRGKTEMKRIENATSRQVTFSKRRNGLLKKAFELSVLCDAEVALIIFSPRGKLYEFSSSSSIPKTVERYQKRIQDLGSNHKRNDNSQQSKDETYGLARKIEHLEISTRKMMGEGLDASSIEELQQLENQLDRSLMKIRAKKYQLLREETEKLKEKVTCSFFINLVQMYWSGTNHISHN, encoded by the exons ATGGTGAGGGGAAAGACAGAGATGAAGAGGATAGAGAACGCAACGAGCAGGCAAGTGACTttctcaaaaagaagaaatggactTTTGAAGAAAGCTTTTGAATTATCAGTCCTTTGTGATGCTGAAGTTGCCCTAATCATCTTCTCTCCTAGAGGCAAACTCTATGAGTTCTCTAGCTCCTCCAG tATACCTAAAACAGTAGAAAGATATCAAAAGCGAATACAAGATCTCGGGTCTAACCATAAGAGAAATGATAATTCACAG CAATCGAAGGACGAAACCTATGGCTTGGCGAGAAAGATCGAACATTTGGAGATTTCGACACG AAAAATGATGGGAGAAGGACTTGACGCATCTTCTATAGAAGAGTTACAACAATTGGAGAACCAGTTGGACAGAAGCTTAATGAAAATAAGAGCCAAAAAG TACCAGTTATTACGAGAAGAAACtgagaaattaaaagaaaaggtaacATGTagcttttttattaatttagtacAAATGTATTGGTCAGGTACTAATCATATTTCCCATAATTAA